The candidate division WOR-3 bacterium region CAATGATTCTCATCCAGAAAAATCCGCAGGCGAATGCAACCGTTACGATATGTCACAGCCGGACCGAGAATCTGTCGACAATCACAAAAACCGCCGACATCCTGGTGGCGGCGGTGGGAAGACCGCATACCATTACCGCGGATATGGTGAAATCCGGAGCAGTGGTCATCGACGTCGGAGTCAACCGGGTGGAAGACAGCACCAAAAAGAGGGGGTATCGTCTGGTCGGTGATGTGGACTTTGAAGAGGTCAGTAAAAAAGTGAGTGCAATCTCTCCGGTACCGGGTGGCGTCGGTCCGATGACCATCACAATGCTTCTGTATAATACAATCCAGTCGGCGAAAGCGCACGCCGATATTAAATAACATCCTCTGTTATGGTCGACTTTAAAACAATCGAATACATAAAAGAAAGTAATGAAATCATAATACTCGATCAGACAAAACTGCCCGAACAGGAAATTTACATCCATCTCAAAACACCCGAGGAAGTGTACGGTGCAATCAAAAATATGCAGCTGCGCGGTGCGCCGCTGATCGGAGTGGCGGCGGCTTACGGTATGGTCCTGGCGGCATACAATAGGAACGCTGACGAGGTGATGAAAGCGGCAGAGCTGTTGAAGTCTGCACGCCCCACCGCGGTCAATCTCAAATGGGCGGTGGAGCGGATGGAAGCGAAAGCCGCTGAAGACAAGGATATATACGGGATTCTTTTGGAAGAAGCAAAGGCGATTGAAAAAGAAGACCGCGAATCCTGTCAAGCGATCGGCGAAGCCGGTGCACCACTGATAAAAAACAGTTCAAAGATAATGGTCCACTGTAATGCCGGCGCCCTGGCGACCACGGGTATCGGAACCGCCCTCGGAATTCTCTATACGGCAAAGGCTCAAGGAAAAGAATTCTCTGTCTATTCCTGTGAAACAAGACCTCTGCTTCAGGGAGCACGCCTTACTTCCTGGGAACTCACCCGAAACGGTATTGTCACAAATCTCATCTGTGATAATATGGCGGCGACATATATGGCGGAAATGGATCTCGTCCTTGTCGGCGCCGACCGCATAGCAAAGAACGGTGATACCGCCAATAAGATAGGAACCTATGGAATCGCAATCATAGCCGGACACTTTGGTGTTCCATTTTACGTAGCCGCTCCGACATCAACCTTTGATCTTGAAATCGAATCCGGTGAAATGATTCCGATTGAAAAACGTTGTGAAGAAGAAATCCGTTTTTTCAACGAAAAACAGATCGCCGCATCAAAAGCCAGGGTCTGCAATCCCGCATTCGATGTCACACCGCACTCTTTACTCACAGGGATAATCACTGAAAAAGGAATCATAGAACCTCCCTATGAAAAAAATATTGAAAGATTACTCAGGACTGCTCAAAAATGACGCTCATATTCTTTTTAATCGCCGTAGACTCATTACCTCCTCTTCCGATCCTGTCTGATGTTCTCTTTCCCGAACCAGAGCTCTGGCTGAAAAAAATCGACAACATCCTTACAATCAGCGGCGCCGCCGGTGACTTCTACGACGGATACTACAACCTCAGATTCGGCAATCTGAATTCCTCCGGTTATTATAAAAAAGGCAGTGACTGGTTCCCTTCAAAACAAGCCGGGATGAAAAGCTCTTATTCGATTCCTCTGACGCATCTCTGGGTTGAACCCTGCTTCTCAGGCTTTTTCCTCGATAAGGTCGATTACTATGAAGCAGTCTGTCCGGGATTGAGTTTCGCTTCGACCAATCCCTGGTCGATCATCTCAGGCAGAACCGAATTCGACCTCTGGGAAATAAATGGTATGCACCATATTGAAGGAAAGACAAAACTCAATATATTCTTCGACCGCCTCTGGTTTCTTCCATATTTTGAAATAAACAATTTCTATATAAACAGAGGATTGAAAACCGACGCCGCGGCAAAGGTACATATCCGTAATCTTCACCTGGCGATCGGCTCTTCAATATCCGACGCCTTTCCTGCGCCCCGTTTATACCTTCAATATTCAATCCCCGGTTTGAAGTTCTCGGCAGGGGTCAATTCAGGCGACGTCTATAAAACACTTAAAGAGCGCTTTACCCCGAATACACCGCTGAAATATAGAATGGCGGTACCAGAAGAGAATCTGAGAGTCGGTTTTGAATTGAATATTTCATTTGAGTTTCTTAACCAATCTCTTGATATCACAGGCACTTATAACGATTGGTTCAACCGCCTTATCATCGGAAAAAATTTTGAAATCGACTATCTTGAAGAAGTTAAGGAAATAAATATAGGAATCAAATTAAACGACAATCTCACTTTCAGCCGATTGAAGATCGTGAATGGATTACGCCTTGATTATAACCGGGCTGATTTAGAAATTCCTTTTATGCCTGAATATCTCTTCTGCGACAGTCTGAGTATAGAATACGGTATTCTGAATCTCTGTACCGAGATAAAATACTTATCCCGAAGAAACGGACTTACCCAATCCCTTTCTCCGACTATGCTCGTCACGCCGACAATAGCCCTGCAGTTCCGACACTTTACACTCTTCACCACGATATCCAATGCAACCGATTATACCGACCTCTTATTTGATGAATACCGTCTTAAAGGACGACAGTATGCCGGAGGGTTGAAATTCCACTGTAAATTCTGATCTTTCTTACGGATTGAGAACCCTCATCATCTGTTTATGAATAAACCCGTTGGTCGCCAGCACCTCATCACCGTAAATATCAAATGGTCTCCCCTTAAAATCCGTGATCTTTCCTCCGGCTTCTTTGAGAATCAATGAACCCGCTGCCTGGTCCCAGGGAGAGAGTTTCAATTCCCAGTAGCCGTCGAATCTTCCACACGCCGTATAGCATAAATCGAGCGCCGCAGAACCAAGCCTCCTCACCGCCTGAGCCTGGCGGGCAAACTTACTGAAATTGGAAAGATTATTCTTCCGCGTCCTGCGGATGTCATACGGAAACCCCGTCACCAATAAGGCATGCTCGAGTTTCCTGATGCGGGAAACCCTGATTCGTTTTTTGTTGAGAAAAGCACCCCTGTTCTTGACCGCTGAGAAAAGTTCTTTTCGCGTAGGGTCATAAACAACACCCAGCACCACCTCACCGTCTACTTCAAGGGCGATCGAAATACTCCAGATCGGCAGATTATGAGCGAAATTTGTGGTGCCGTCCAGGGGGTCGACAATCCATTTGACGACCGCTTCAATCCTACGCGTCATATCCTCTTCACTGAGAATTCCGTAATCAGGATATTCTTTTCTGAGTGCCCGGATTATCATATCCTGGGATTTCCTGTCGAACTGGGTTACTAAATCGACCTCCCCCTTATAACGAATCCGTTTCTGCCTGCCGATCTGTTCAAAAAGATATCCGCCGACGCGGCACACCAGTTCAACAACAAACTCAAGGGTTTTGTTCAAAGACAGGGAATTCATTCAGCTGAATCTTCCTTCTTGAATATCTTGTCAGGTTCGATCAACGGTTTTATCTTATTGAGTTCCTCAGCACAAAGATTTCCGTATTTGGAATCCTTGTCGATCTTGATACATTTTTCAAAATATTCAACCGCTTTTTTGAACTCATACTGTTTTGTTTCTGAAAGCCCGAGATAATAATAGGCTTCCTGAAGATTGGGCCCCAGCTGCAGCGCTTTTTCAAAGAACTTAACCGCATCCGCCAGCATCGAGCGTTCGTAATATACAAGTCCCAAATAATAATTCGCATAGAGAGCCGCCATCCGATCTTTGGTCTGCTTTGCAGCCTTTACCAGATGTTCTATCGCTTCTCCCCAGATTCCTTTTTTGTAACAGATATAACCGATATTGTTCAATGCAAAAGGATTATCCGGGTCGGTCAACAAAACCTGCTGTAAATAGAGCATAGCATCGTCGTAAAGTCCCTTATTCATCAGCGCCAATCCCATAAAACCCAGACCTTTGATATTTTGGGGATCAATATCGAGAACCCGACGCAGGACCTTCACCGCTTCACTGTAATCCTCCATCACAATCAAATTCCACGCCCGATCAATAAGGGTTGCAAGATCCAGTTCTGCAGAGGTCTGCGATTTGACAAAAGAATAGAACTTACTCACCTCGAGTTTCGATGACTTGCTGCGTTTGAAATCCTGGGCGATCGCCCTCAATTCATTCTGTGCATCATTCAAAGATTTCAAGGAATGGGCTATGTCGATGTAAAGTTCCTTGATCTCCTCTTTAATCTCCTTCTCTTTATCAGGGGTGAATTCCTTAACCTTTTTCTTCAAAGCCTGCAATCGATTTTTTAAATCTTCCATTTCATCTTCTCCGCTCATCTTCTGGAAATAAATTCGAAAATCTTATCGGGAATCAATTTCAGCGGCAGAACATAATCCACCATATTCGTGTTTATCGCGGACTGCGGCATTCCGCCGATCACTGCATCGTCTGGATCCTGGGCGATCACAATTCCATTCTGTTTTTTGATTCTTATAACTCCTTCGGCGCCGTCGTGTCCCATACCGGTCAGAACAAGCCCGATCGCCTTGTTTTTGAAGGCGGACGCCATTGAATCGAACAGAACATCAGCCGACGGTTTGACGCCGTGACGCGGCGGGTCATTATTCAAGACGACCCTCTTGCCTTCTCCGTCCACTGTGGTGTGGTAGCCGCCGGGAGCGATAAGCACCTCGCCGTTCAATATCAAATCACCGTCCCTCGCTTCTTTCACGACCATACTGGACCTTTCATTCAAATGAAGAGCCAGACTCGCGGTAAAATACTTGGGCATATGTTGCACCACGATGATCCGTAAACCGCATTTCGCAGGCAG contains the following coding sequences:
- a CDS encoding tetratricopeptide repeat protein yields the protein MSGEDEMEDLKNRLQALKKKVKEFTPDKEKEIKEEIKELYIDIAHSLKSLNDAQNELRAIAQDFKRSKSSKLEVSKFYSFVKSQTSAELDLATLIDRAWNLIVMEDYSEAVKVLRRVLDIDPQNIKGLGFMGLALMNKGLYDDAMLYLQQVLLTDPDNPFALNNIGYICYKKGIWGEAIEHLVKAAKQTKDRMAALYANYYLGLVYYERSMLADAVKFFEKALQLGPNLQEAYYYLGLSETKQYEFKKAVEYFEKCIKIDKDSKYGNLCAEELNKIKPLIEPDKIFKKEDSAE
- a CDS encoding inositol monophosphatase, with amino-acid sequence MNSLSLNKTLEFVVELVCRVGGYLFEQIGRQKRIRYKGEVDLVTQFDRKSQDMIIRALRKEYPDYGILSEEDMTRRIEAVVKWIVDPLDGTTNFAHNLPIWSISIALEVDGEVVLGVVYDPTRKELFSAVKNRGAFLNKKRIRVSRIRKLEHALLVTGFPYDIRRTRKNNLSNFSKFARQAQAVRRLGSAALDLCYTACGRFDGYWELKLSPWDQAAGSLILKEAGGKITDFKGRPFDIYGDEVLATNGFIHKQMMRVLNP
- the mtnA gene encoding S-methyl-5-thioribose-1-phosphate isomerase — translated: MVDFKTIEYIKESNEIIILDQTKLPEQEIYIHLKTPEEVYGAIKNMQLRGAPLIGVAAAYGMVLAAYNRNADEVMKAAELLKSARPTAVNLKWAVERMEAKAAEDKDIYGILLEEAKAIEKEDRESCQAIGEAGAPLIKNSSKIMVHCNAGALATTGIGTALGILYTAKAQGKEFSVYSCETRPLLQGARLTSWELTRNGIVTNLICDNMAATYMAEMDLVLVGADRIAKNGDTANKIGTYGIAIIAGHFGVPFYVAAPTSTFDLEIESGEMIPIEKRCEEEIRFFNEKQIAASKARVCNPAFDVTPHSLLTGIITEKGIIEPPYEKNIERLLRTAQK